The window GCTACATTTGACACTAATTGAACGAATGAGCCGTTCCCAGGTGCAAAGCCATATTCTGTTGGAAACTTAATATCGCCATTTGTTCCAATCAACTTCGCCCCATTCTGAACAGCAAGGCTTGCGTGTACGAGCTTGTCATACGTCATTTGTCGGTCAATTCCCATTACGAGCATTGAACACGGCTCATCCGTAATAATAAGCCCTTCTTCCTCTAATGCAGTGTGAAGACCTATCTCCCCAATTACATTAACCAATTTGTCCGGACAATTTTTTGCTACATACTTTGCTGTTGCAAGTGAACTCGAGTAAATATGCGAAATAGGCGCAGTAATTCCGATTTCATGCAAACTTTGTTGTAGTTGCTCCGGTGTTTTAGATGAATTATTCGTTAAGTAAAACGGCTCAATCTGCTGACTTTGTAAATGGTGAATGAACACCACAGCAGACTCAATGCCCTCTTTCCCTCGATATACCGTGCCATCTAAGTCAAAACAATATGCTTTGTACGATTTCATTGATGATCCTCTGGTAAGAATGCTGAAACAGGACCTAATTCATTCGTCAAATAATCATGGACTTTCCCAGAAAATTGCTTCATTGCTGGTAAGTTTTCTGTTAGAACATTAAAAACTTCCTCATTATCGACAGCGATAAATTCACGGACAATCATTTTTCGTAATCCGACTACCGCTTTAATAGGCGCATCCAATTCAGGTGTAATAACCTTTTCATCGACAAAGATATCAATAATGTCTTCATAACTCCCTGGATCACGCATAATAAAGCCATCAATGATCAGGTTCCCAACATCCATCATCGCTTCCATTAAGTTATGCCCGATGCGTTGTAAAGCAAGTTTACTAATGTCATCTGCTAGCCAGTCCTTTTTCGCCTCGAAAAGCGCTAACAGTTCGTCTAAGTGCGCTAAATTTAAAGTGATTTTGTTTCTATCTACGAAATACATAGATAAAGCCTCCATTCAGTCAATAAAAGTTGATAGTGTTTTCCCTTATATAGTACCATATTCTTTAGATATGGAAGGGGTACATAACAAAATGGAACGATTTTTCTTATATGATGATGTAGAAGATACAAAAACGCGCTTTGTTAGCTTTGCGGGTAAAACACAACGCTATGATTTAGCAATCGTACAAAGCGGTCGATTTTTTGGAAAAGTGCTTGTCCTTGATATTCAATTTGGACGCTTTGCAATTATCGGAGCCGATGACGTAGAGGAAGAGGGTTATTTAGAACAGGTCTACAATCGGAGTGAATTAGATACGGAAGATTTGCGGGAATACTTAAGGGAATTATTGAGCTAATATTAATTATACCTCGGCATAATTGCGTCCAGATTTTTTCGAGCACGCTCGAAAAATTCTTAAAAACTGTGACATCGCCGGTGACATTACTTATTTCAGCAAATATCCAATCAACTATAAAAAAGTAACTTATAATTTGAATTCACCTTTCAACTTATAGGGATAGGTGAATTTTGCTGAAAAAGGTTAAAAAGCACAGCTCAATTTTGACTGAGCTGTGTTTTTTATTTTTGTTATTTTAATGTTTACACTTCTTGATTCACAGCTAAAACTTCCTCAGTCTCCTGAAGAGTTTCTTCTACTCTCTGCTCTGGTGCACGCACTGTTTTTTTGACAATAAAATAAGAACAGCCAAAATTACAATATTCATACAAATAATCTTCTATCGTGCTAATTTTTGTATCAAACGTAGATTTTTGATTTTTATCTTCAAAAAATCCTTTTAATCTCAGCTGACCATATCCCCAGTCACCTACAATATAGTCATACTTTGATAAAATATCGGAATAGCGCGCTATAAATGCTTCTTCATTAAAGCCTTCACGAATATCTTCAATAATTTCATATACAAAACCATCCGCAATAATCACGTTGGACACCACCTATCTGCTCTTATATTACGTATTATTTTTAGATGAGTACAATCTTTCACTCATTTTTAGTGTTCAACCCAGTAATCAGACCTTCTCGTTGTTTTGTGCTGCTGCATTCACTTGTTCGTCTGCGTGATAACTACTGCGTACAAGTGGGCCAGCTTCACAATGACTAAATCCTTTTTCCATCGCAATTTTACGGAGTTTACCAAATTCAATCGGCGAATAATATTTTTTCACTGGCACATGCTTTTTCGTAGGCTGTAAGTATTGCCCAATTGTCATAATATCCACGTTGTTTGCACGAAGGTCATCCATCACTTCATAGATTTCTTCTACCGTTTCACCTAATCCAATCATTAAAGATGATTTCGTTGGAATTGTTGGCTGCATTTCTTTTGCACGTCTTAAAAATTCCAATGAACGCTCATATGTAGCTTTTGCTCTAATTCTTGGTGTTAGTCTACGAACCGTTTCGATATTATGATTTAAAATATCTGGTTTGGCGTTCATTAATAATTGGAGGTTTTCCTCGTGACCACCAAGATCAGAAGGCAGCACTTCAATGGACGTTAAAGGACTTTTACGGCGAATTGCACGTACCGTTTCAGCAAGTACCTCTGCCCCACCATCTTTTAAATCATCACGAGCAACCATGGTGATGACAATATGCTTTAAGTTCATAATGGTCACTGAATCTGCAACACGTTCCGGCTCTGCCAAATCTAGTTCATTTGGTAATCCTGTTTTGACCGCGCAAAAGCGACATGCACGTGTACATACTGAACCTAATATCATCATCGTTGCAGTACGTCTTTCTCCCCAGCATTCGTGAATATTTGGACAGCGCGCTTCTTCACAAACAGTGTGTAAATTATTCTCACGCATTAATTTCTTTAACGCTTTGTACTCATCATTCGTATTTAATTTAATTTTTAACCATTCCGGCTTGCGTAAATGCTCTTCCTTGTTGCTAGTTGGTTTACAAGATGTCATTTTTTTCTCCCTTTCACTCAACTAAAAGTAGGTATATTACTGTTGTCAATGTAACATATTCCACCTTTTGCAACAACTCACTTTGTATAAAAAGTTCTCCCTTAATCGAAAGGAATCGGAACCTCAATCGATGGCTGAGGTGTTTCTCCTTGACTATAAATATGTGGTACAGAGCCTCTAACTAAGCCAATTGCAACCGGAATTCTTTGTTGAACCGTGGCCGAGTTACTGGCAAACGGGATAATAATTTTTACATTCACTTTTATAATAATACTTACTTCTACTTTGGCATTATTAATACCGAATTCAGTAATATCAGTTTCTACATCACTATCAACACTACCTATAATATGAAAGCGAATGGGAATTTTAGGGCCTAAGTTTCCGATAATTGGAACATTAATCGCCTGACCTAATGGAACGAAAAAGACGATTCCATCACCTGCCTCCATTTTTCCAACGTCATATTCTACATTGTCTAAATTCGGCAAATGAGATAGATTCCCATTTTCCGCCTGCTCTAAATATTCTTTAACAAGCGATTGCGTTTCAGCTCGCACTTGATTAATAATTTCTGCATTAAATTTTGTCGTGATCATATCCTTTGATTCTGTTGGTAAATCGACAATAATATCATTTACATCAAGTACAGTAGTCGTTCTTGAATTGATTGCTTTATTAACAACATAAGAAGCAACTTTATGTGTTTGCACCTCTGCATATTCCAAATAGGTTGGCATTAACCGTATATTGATGACATATATACTAATACCGACCATCACTAAAAGACTGGTAAGCAATATTACAAATAAATTTCCAAAACCCCGTTTACGTCTTACAAAATACATCTTTTTTCTTCGGCGAAATTGCAAAAAAATCCTCCTTATCTTAAGCTATGATAAGGAGGTCTTTCCTATTCAGTAAAAGCGACAAAATCCGTCTCAATTTTTACAATTTCAAGTTCTGGATAATCGCTTAAACAAATTTCATATGTAGCGAGTAATAAATCCTCGTTTTTTTCAAAAATTCGCAGCCATGGACGAGTAGAATCAATCAAATTTTGCTTCGAAACAATCCCTCTGTTGCCATTATTTAACTGAATAACCGTTCCGTTTGCATAATGGACAATACTGCGTTTAAAAGCATCGAATACTCGTTCATCAAACTGTATCCCACGCCCCTCTTCAATAATCTTTAGCGCTTCTGAAGGGAGCATTTTTTTCCGATAAGAACGAGTAGAAGTCAACGCATCAAAAACATCTGCAATCGCAATAATTTTTGCAAAGGGGTGAATTTCAAAATCTATTAACCCCCTCGGATAGCCACTGCCATCCGATCTTTCATGGTGTTGGAATGCACAATGCGCAACTAATAATGAGACTGAATGCAAGTTTCTTAATAAATCAAATCCGTGTCGTGAATGTTGTTTCACTACTTCGAATTCCTCTGGTGTGAGCTTGCCAGGTTTATTTAATATTTCTGTTGGGATTAATAACTTTCCTACATCATGCAACATTGCACCAATACCAATTAATCGTAAATCGTCATACGAGTATCCCAGTTCCTTTGCCGTAGCAATCGAATACATTGTCACTTGAAACGAATGATGGTAAAGGTACTCATCGTAGAGATAGGCATCTGTTAATATCATCAAAACGTCTTCACTATCTAAAACTGCGTTCATAATATCGTCTACGATGTGGCTAATTACTTTGGATTGTTGGTCTAAAACATAGGATGCCTGCGTCGATTTGGCTTTCTTTACTTCATTAAATGATTTTGTAATATTTTTTACTGCCTGTAAACGCTTTGCAGGCGTAATCGTTTCTTCCACTATAATGCCACTTGAAAATTTATCTTCAATATATAAATACTGTATTTTAAGCTCTTGTAGCCGTTCGACAATTCGACTTGTCACGACAACATCTTTATGTAGCAACGGGTGTCCAGCTTCGTTCCAAATCGTACGCCCCACAACCATGCCTTCCTTTAAAATATTTATAGATATTAATCGCATTTAAAGTGTATTCTCCAATCTAATATTAATACATTATCTTCATAATATAGTTAGCGTAGCATCTAGGAAAGCTATAATTTATCTTCCTTCAATAGAAGACTCCCACCTTTATAGGTGACGAGATGAACGTAAGCATAGCTTTTTCAACGGGTATCCAAACACAGGCTGATTATTGGGATTCTAGCTAAGAACACCACGTCTTGCGGCAACGCCTGAGTGACCAACATCCCGTTAACCCAAAGCCCCAGGTGGATATCAAGGATTTTGAAATGAGTGTATTGTGCTTGCACAATTCTCAATCCTGACGCTAATTACGCCGAGGCCTAATTGTTTAAGATTAATATCTACCCAAACTTATCCTCGCAATATTTCCCAAATATATCACGAATAAATTCAGGTAAAATATATTGTTTTTTTGCATATTTAAAACTTGGAAAGAAAAATCCAAATGTAAATAAATCCAGCGTTGCTATACGATACACTTTCGTTGGCTCGATTCGCTCACCTTGAATAAAAAATTCACGTTGCTTATTCATCGACAAGCCATAGTTTAAAATTTTCCCGAAAATAACTCCCCGAAAACCTAAACCCTTCAATTCTAAGCGTGGCCATTCTTCATTTTCAGATTGGATGAAAATCTCTTTTAATTCATTCCCTGTTAATTGTAATATACAAACATTAATTGGATGTGGTAAAATCTTGTGAATACTATACGAAGATACGTTCCCCTTTTTCATATTTTCAACAAAAATCCCCGCATTGAACAGTAAACAATCTGCTTTTGTATAATCATACAGACATTCTGCAAATAAATCCGATAGCTGCGATCGATGAAACCATTCTTTATGATAGGTTTTTGGACTAGTAAATATAGTTTGTTGCAATATTTTCTTCGCTTCTTTTTGCAAATTTTGTTGCCATTTCTCATCATCTTCTACTTCTGGCAATAGCATATTTTCATGCAAAATGTCGGTTTTCGAGGTAATTTTTTTTAACTCGTGATCAAATTGAAGCGTTAAATGTCCTGTATATTGCCCAAACTTCCCGCCACCTGTGAGTAAAACATTATTGACCATTTGCCCTTGTGGGAATATATGATGCGTATGTGCACCAAAAATCACATCAATGACTGGACATTCCTTCGCTAACAGCTCATCTTCTGTAATACCAAGATGCGATAAACAAACAATCATATCCACTACTTTATGTAGCTGTAAAGCCTGCTCAATTAGTCTTTTTCTCGGTTCATCGACATGCCAGCCTAACTCTTTATAAAAGACATCAAATCGTGCCGTTGCCGCAATGATACCAATTTTCGTTCCATACTTTGTCGTCAAAATGGTATATGGTTTTAACCATTTCGGATTGGCTTCTAATTCGGACTGTAAATTCCCAACTACAACTTCGAATTTCGCCTCATCATATAAATGATAAAACACATCATGCGGTAATGTAATGCCCTCATTATTTCCAATCGTGATTACATCATATTGTGCATGATTCAGCATAGCGATATTTCCCTTACCTAATGTTGCCTCTGTATACATATTTGAACGATCTAAATGGTCCCCTAAATCAAATAAAAAGCTCGGTTCACCGCGCTGTGCAAGTAAATGCCTCTGCGTCTTTATAAATGATTGACTTCTTTGCCAATAGGTAAAATGGCTATGCAAATCGTTTGTATGAAATATATGAATTGTCTCTCGCAACTTTGTCCCCCTCACTTTATCTGTTACTCTTCAAACATGTTCATCTGCTTCGGTGCTAGTCCGTCAAATTGAATTTGAAGCATTTGCTGTATCATCTTGGCGTTTTTTGCCGCATGCCCTCCTGAGTTATTGTTAAATAATATATATACCTCTTTTGCTTGATGTTCTAAAAATAAAAAGTGTTCGCTCAATTTTTTGAGTTCCTCTTGATTATAATCATATAAAAATCGAACCTTGCGCCAATTTTCACCATGTCCAATATTGCGCCAACCATGTACATTTCTTCCGTGAATTCTGACAAGCACTTTATCATGTGTTGCGATTGGCACAAATGGGACAGACCCGCTACCTGCTTGGGGTTCGTCACATACTGTATGGATCAATTCAGATTCTTTTAAAAACTGCAATGTTCTCTCTTTCATTTTTTCGCTATACCAGGACTGATTTCGAAATTCAATCGCTACCGGAAATGATGCCAGCTGCTTTTTCACATAGCGAATATATTGTACATTTTTCCCTTGGCAATCAAACCAGGGTGGAAATTGTACGAGTATCATTGCAAGCTTACCATGCTTTTGAAAAACTTGCGCACATTCTATAAAGGCATTAAACATATCATTTCTCGTTTCATAGGGGAGCTCATCTCGTAAATGTCCCGTCATCCCTTGATATGCTTTTACAACAAATCGAAAGTTTTCCGGTGTATCTTTACACCACTTTTCAACCGTTGCTTTCGATGGAATCGCGTAAAAAGATGTATCCACTTCGACAATTGGAAAATGGCCGCTATAATCAAATAATTTATCCCGTGCCGAGGTCACTTCACTATATACATCAGGATGATCTCCCCATCCTGTTAAACCGATGTAAATCATCCTCAGATGCTCCTTTTTTCATTTTATTATAGCTCAATATCGTAGGATTTTTATCTATTTTCCTGCCCTTCTACAAGAAATTTTTTCTATAAAATTTAAACAAAAGATTCTATCCTATTGATGTAAGTTTTCTATTATTGATTCTTATAAAGTACGTGTTTGTTTGGCTGGCTAAACACATGAGACGCACAGCTTGGTGACCAATATCTTGCTGGCCTGAAAATCCATTTGTTTTGAGATGCATTTCGAAACAAGTTAGTTAGAGCCGTGCCCGCTGATAGCTTCCGGACCGAAATGGAAATCAACTTCCCCCTTTTTAGTGAATCTGTAAAAGAGGGATTCTTTAGTTCAAATTTATAAAATTAAATAAAAGAGGCAGAAACGTTCTTTATGAACGTTTCTGCCTCTTATTATTCGTTAAGCTTAGACTCTTGAAATTACCCGATAGAACCTTCCATCTCAAACTTGATAAGACGATTCATTTCTACTGCGTATTCCATTGGTAATTCTTTTGTGAATGGCTCGATGAAGCCCATTACAATCATTTCTGTCGCTTCTTCTTCAGAAATACCACGAGACATTAAGTAGAATAATTGCTCTTCAGAAACTTTTGAAACTTTTGCTTCATGCTCTAAAGATACGTTATCATTTAAAATTTCGTTGTATGGAATTGTATCAGAAGTTGATTCGTTATCCATGATTAATGTGTCACATTCGATATTTGCACGTGCACCTGTTGCATTTTTACCGAATTTCACTTGGCCTAAGTAAGTTACTTTACCGCCTTGTTTTGCAATCGATTTAGATACGATTGTTGAAGACGTATTTGGCGCTAAGTGAATCATTTTCGCACCAGCGTGTTGGTGTTGACCTTTACCTGCAATGGCAATCGATAATGTCATACCACGAGCACCTTCACCTTTAAGGATACACGCTGGGTATTTCATTGTTAATTTCGAACCAATGTTACCATCGATCCATTCCATTGTACCGTTTTCTTCAACTACAGTACGTTTTGTAACTAGGTTATACACGTTGTTTGCCCAGTTTTGGATTGTTGTATAACGGCAATAAGCGTTCTTCTTAACAATGATTTCAACTACAGCAGAGTGTAATGAGTTTGTTGTATAAACAGGCGCTGTACAGCCTTCTACGTAGTGTACAGATGCATCTTCGTCTACGATAATCAGCGTACGCTCGAATTGACCCATATTTTCAGAGTTAATACGGAAGTAAGCTTGCAGCGGCGTATCTAATTTAACACCTTTTGGCATATAGATGAATGAACCACCTGACCATACTGCTGAGTTTAATGCAGCGAATTTATTATCTGTATAAGGGATTACTGTACCCCAGTGTTGTTTGAAAATCTCTTCATTTTCTTTTAAAGCTGAGTCTGTATCTTTGAAGATGATACCCATATCTGTAAGATCTTGCTTCATGTTATGGTATACTACTTCAGATTCATACTGAGCAGATACACCTGCAAGATATTTTTGTTCTGCTTCAGGAATACCTAATTTATCAAAAGTAGCTTTGATTTCTTCTGGTACTTCATCCCAAGACTTTTGAGTTGCTTCAGATGGCTTTACATAATACGTAATTTCATCGAAGTTTAGTGATGCAAGATCGCCACCCCACTGAGGCATTGGCATTTCATAAAATTTTTCAAGAGCTTTTAAGCGGTAGTCTAGCATCCACTGTGGCTCTTCTTTCATACTTGAGATTTCACGTACGATTTCTGCTGTTAATCCACGTTCAGAACGGAAAATCGAAACGTCCTTATCATGGAAACCATATTTGTAATCGCCGATATCAGGCATTTTTTTTGCCATGTTTTCTCCTCCGTTCATAAAATGAGAAGCACTAAAATAAATGTTCTTAAAGCGAGGTCAATGATGCACCTATGCCTTCTTTCTATTATTTTAGTTCTTTTCGTTGTTTACGCCCTTTTCCATTGCTTTCCAAGCCAATGTGGCGCATTTAATACGTGCTGGGAATTTCGCTACACCTTGTAACGCTTCAACATCCCCAAGATCATATTTTTCATCGTCGAAGTCTTCACCAAGCATCATTTTCGAGAAAATGCCTGCAAGCTCAATCGCTTCGTCTAATTTTTTACCTTTAACAATTTGCGTCATCATAGATGCAGAAGACATCGAAATCGAGCAACCTTCGCCGTCAAACTTCGCATCTTCTACGACGCCATCATTCAATTTTAGTGTCAAATGGATACGATCACCACATGTTGGGTTGTTCATATCAATCGTAACACTGTTTTCATCTAAAGATCCTTTGTTACGAGGATTTTTATAGTGATCCATGATTACAGAACGGTATAGTTGATCTAAGTTATTAAAAGACATCGCCAAAATACTCCTTCGCCGAGCGCAATCCTGCAACTAATGCATCAATATCTGCTTCGTCATTGTACATGTAGAAACTTGCACGAGCTGTTGCAGTTACTTGAAGCCATTTCATTAATGGTTGTGCACAGTGATGACCTGCACGAACGGCAATTCCACTCATATCTAGAACCGTTGCGACATCATGTGAATGCACATCATCTAAATTGAATGTAACTAAGCCGCATCGTTTCATCGGATCAGTTGGACCGAAAATAGTTAAACCATCAATTGTTGAAAGCTGATTCATCGCATAACCTGCCAAATGATGCTCATGCGCTGCGATGTTATCTAAACCAATTTCCTCTAAGAAATCAATTGCTGCACCTAAACCGATAGCACCTGCAATGATTGGTGTACCACCTTCAAATTTCCACGGTAACTCTTTCCACGTAGATTCTTGCAATCCTACGAAGTCGATCATTTCCCCACCAAACTCAACTGGTTCCATGTTTTCAAGTAGCGCCTTTTTCCCATATAGTACACCAATTCCAGTTGGTCCACACATTTTATGCCCCGAAAACGCAAAGAAGTCACAGTTTAAATCTTGTACATCGATTTTCATATGTGGTGCTGCTTGTGCACCATCAACAACCATGATTGCGCCGTTATCATGAGCTATTTTTGCAATTTCTTTAACAGGATTGATTGAACCTAATACGTTGGATACATACATAACTGAAACAATTTTCGTTTTTGCTGTAATGGCTTCGCGTGCTTTTTCTAATGAAATTGTGCCATCTGCTTCAAGCTCAATGTATTTCAGCACTGCCCCTTTTTCTTTAGCGAGTTGCTGCCATGGGATAATATTTGAGTGATGTTCCATGTACGTAATGACAATCTCATCACCTTCAACAATATTTTGACGACCATAGCCACCAGCTACTGTATTTAAAGCAGTTGTTGTACCGCGCATAAAAATAATTTCCTGCGTGGATGCTGCGTTTATAAACTTACGAACCTTTTCACGTGCCCCTTCATAAGAATCCGTCGCACGATTTCCAAGTGTATGCACACCGCGATGAACGTTTGAATTGTCTAAGTTATAGTAATTCGTTAACGCTTCAATAACTTGAATTGGCTTTTGTGATGTCGCTGCGCTATCTAAATACACAAGAGGATGACCATTAATTTCTTGATTTAAAATAGGGAAATAACTTTTAATCTCTTTTGGTATCATTATCGAACTTTCCTTTCGATAACCTCCGTCAGCTGTTTTTTTACACCTTCGATTGGTAGGTTAGCAACAACTGGCGCAAGGAATCCGTGAATTACAAGACGCTCTGCTTCTGCTCGAGAAATACCACGGCTCATTAAGTAGTAAAGTTGAGTCGGGTCAACACGTCCAACAGATGCTGCGTGTCCTGCTGTTACATCGTCTTCATCAATTAAAAGAATCGGGTTGGCATCGCCACGTGCTTTTTCAGAAAGCATTAATACGCGTGACTCTTGCTCTGCATTTGCTTTTGTACCACCGTGCATAATGTGTCCAATTCCGTTGAAAATAGATTGAGCGGCATCTTTCATAACACCGTGTTTTAAAATTTGACCGTCAGTATTTTTACCCCACTGACGAATTAAAGTTGTAAAGTTTAATTTTTGCTCACCGCGACCAACTGTTGCCATCTTGAAGTCTGATGTTGAGTTGTCACCGATTAAGTAAGTTGTATTTTCATAAAT is drawn from Solibacillus sp. R5-41 and contains these coding sequences:
- a CDS encoding HD-GYP domain-containing protein; its protein translation is MRLISINILKEGMVVGRTIWNEAGHPLLHKDVVVTSRIVERLQELKIQYLYIEDKFSSGIIVEETITPAKRLQAVKNITKSFNEVKKAKSTQASYVLDQQSKVISHIVDDIMNAVLDSEDVLMILTDAYLYDEYLYHHSFQVTMYSIATAKELGYSYDDLRLIGIGAMLHDVGKLLIPTEILNKPGKLTPEEFEVVKQHSRHGFDLLRNLHSVSLLVAHCAFQHHERSDGSGYPRGLIDFEIHPFAKIIAIADVFDALTSTRSYRKKMLPSEALKIIEEGRGIQFDERVFDAFKRSIVHYANGTVIQLNNGNRGIVSKQNLIDSTRPWLRIFEKNEDLLLATYEICLSDYPELEIVKIETDFVAFTE
- a CDS encoding cysteine desulfurase; translated protein: MIPKEIKSYFPILNQEINGHPLVYLDSAATSQKPIQVIEALTNYYNLDNSNVHRGVHTLGNRATDSYEGAREKVRKFINAASTQEIIFMRGTTTALNTVAGGYGRQNIVEGDEIVITYMEHHSNIIPWQQLAKEKGAVLKYIELEADGTISLEKAREAITAKTKIVSVMYVSNVLGSINPVKEIAKIAHDNGAIMVVDGAQAAPHMKIDVQDLNCDFFAFSGHKMCGPTGIGVLYGKKALLENMEPVEFGGEMIDFVGLQESTWKELPWKFEGGTPIIAGAIGLGAAIDFLEEIGLDNIAAHEHHLAGYAMNQLSTIDGLTIFGPTDPMKRCGLVTFNLDDVHSHDVATVLDMSGIAVRAGHHCAQPLMKWLQVTATARASFYMYNDEADIDALVAGLRSAKEYFGDVF
- a CDS encoding DUF3055 domain-containing protein, producing the protein MERFFLYDDVEDTKTRFVSFAGKTQRYDLAIVQSGRFFGKVLVLDIQFGRFAIIGADDVEEEGYLEQVYNRSELDTEDLREYLRELLS
- a CDS encoding TIGR01457 family HAD-type hydrolase, whose translation is MKSYKAYCFDLDGTVYRGKEGIESAVVFIHHLQSQQIEPFYLTNNSSKTPEQLQQSLHEIGITAPISHIYSSSLATAKYVAKNCPDKLVNVIGEIGLHTALEEEGLIITDEPCSMLVMGIDRQMTYDKLVHASLAVQNGAKLIGTNGDIKFPTEYGFAPGNGSFVQLVSNVAGVEPIFIGKPSPVMLKIIAQEHGFTKEDMLMIGDNYDTDILCGIHYGCDTLHVNTGVTPTHIVKQKDKSPTYCIENLLALVTN
- the lipA gene encoding lipoyl synthase — protein: MTSCKPTSNKEEHLRKPEWLKIKLNTNDEYKALKKLMRENNLHTVCEEARCPNIHECWGERRTATMMILGSVCTRACRFCAVKTGLPNELDLAEPERVADSVTIMNLKHIVITMVARDDLKDGGAEVLAETVRAIRRKSPLTSIEVLPSDLGGHEENLQLLMNAKPDILNHNIETVRRLTPRIRAKATYERSLEFLRRAKEMQPTIPTKSSLMIGLGETVEEIYEVMDDLRANNVDIMTIGQYLQPTKKHVPVKKYYSPIEFGKLRKIAMEKGFSHCEAGPLVRSSYHADEQVNAAAQNNEKV
- a CDS encoding bifunctional UDP-sugar hydrolase/5'-nucleotidase, yielding MRETIHIFHTNDLHSHFTYWQRSQSFIKTQRHLLAQRGEPSFLFDLGDHLDRSNMYTEATLGKGNIAMLNHAQYDVITIGNNEGITLPHDVFYHLYDEAKFEVVVGNLQSELEANPKWLKPYTILTTKYGTKIGIIAATARFDVFYKELGWHVDEPRKRLIEQALQLHKVVDMIVCLSHLGITEDELLAKECPVIDVIFGAHTHHIFPQGQMVNNVLLTGGGKFGQYTGHLTLQFDHELKKITSKTDILHENMLLPEVEDDEKWQQNLQKEAKKILQQTIFTSPKTYHKEWFHRSQLSDLFAECLYDYTKADCLLFNAGIFVENMKKGNVSSYSIHKILPHPINVCILQLTGNELKEIFIQSENEEWPRLELKGLGFRGVIFGKILNYGLSMNKQREFFIQGERIEPTKVYRIATLDLFTFGFFFPSFKYAKKQYILPEFIRDIFGKYCEDKFG
- the sufB gene encoding Fe-S cluster assembly protein SufB, encoding MAKKMPDIGDYKYGFHDKDVSIFRSERGLTAEIVREISSMKEEPQWMLDYRLKALEKFYEMPMPQWGGDLASLNFDEITYYVKPSEATQKSWDEVPEEIKATFDKLGIPEAEQKYLAGVSAQYESEVVYHNMKQDLTDMGIIFKDTDSALKENEEIFKQHWGTVIPYTDNKFAALNSAVWSGGSFIYMPKGVKLDTPLQAYFRINSENMGQFERTLIIVDEDASVHYVEGCTAPVYTTNSLHSAVVEIIVKKNAYCRYTTIQNWANNVYNLVTKRTVVEENGTMEWIDGNIGSKLTMKYPACILKGEGARGMTLSIAIAGKGQHQHAGAKMIHLAPNTSSTIVSKSIAKQGGKVTYLGQVKFGKNATGARANIECDTLIMDNESTSDTIPYNEILNDNVSLEHEAKVSKVSEEQLFYLMSRGISEEEATEMIVMGFIEPFTKELPMEYAVEMNRLIKFEMEGSIG
- a CDS encoding DUF72 domain-containing protein gives rise to the protein MIYIGLTGWGDHPDVYSEVTSARDKLFDYSGHFPIVEVDTSFYAIPSKATVEKWCKDTPENFRFVVKAYQGMTGHLRDELPYETRNDMFNAFIECAQVFQKHGKLAMILVQFPPWFDCQGKNVQYIRYVKKQLASFPVAIEFRNQSWYSEKMKERTLQFLKESELIHTVCDEPQAGSGSVPFVPIATHDKVLVRIHGRNVHGWRNIGHGENWRKVRFLYDYNQEELKKLSEHFLFLEHQAKEVYILFNNNSGGHAAKNAKMIQQMLQIQFDGLAPKQMNMFEE
- the yunB gene encoding sporulation protein YunB; protein product: MQFRRRKKMYFVRRKRGFGNLFVILLTSLLVMVGISIYVINIRLMPTYLEYAEVQTHKVASYVVNKAINSRTTTVLDVNDIIVDLPTESKDMITTKFNAEIINQVRAETQSLVKEYLEQAENGNLSHLPNLDNVEYDVGKMEAGDGIVFFVPLGQAINVPIIGNLGPKIPIRFHIIGSVDSDVETDITEFGINNAKVEVSIIIKVNVKIIIPFASNSATVQQRIPVAIGLVRGSVPHIYSQGETPQPSIEVPIPFD
- a CDS encoding YutD family protein, with product MIIADGFVYEIIEDIREGFNEEAFIARYSDILSKYDYIVGDWGYGQLRLKGFFEDKNQKSTFDTKISTIEDYLYEYCNFGCSYFIVKKTVRAPEQRVEETLQETEEVLAVNQEV
- the sufU gene encoding Fe-S cluster assembly sulfur transfer protein SufU, whose translation is MSFNNLDQLYRSVIMDHYKNPRNKGSLDENSVTIDMNNPTCGDRIHLTLKLNDGVVEDAKFDGEGCSISMSSASMMTQIVKGKKLDEAIELAGIFSKMMLGEDFDDEKYDLGDVEALQGVAKFPARIKCATLAWKAMEKGVNNEKN
- a CDS encoding DUF86 domain-containing protein codes for the protein MYFVDRNKITLNLAHLDELLALFEAKKDWLADDISKLALQRIGHNLMEAMMDVGNLIIDGFIMRDPGSYEDIIDIFVDEKVITPELDAPIKAVVGLRKMIVREFIAVDNEEVFNVLTENLPAMKQFSGKVHDYLTNELGPVSAFLPEDHQ